A part of Amycolatopsis lurida genomic DNA contains:
- a CDS encoding SDR family oxidoreductase, which produces MSNSHANRVAVVTGASSGIGEAAARRLAASGASVALIARRADRLETLAKEIERDGGTALVLAADVADAAAMRAAAAEVEAKLGRADLLFNNAGVMLAAPIDELATDDWQRMIDVNMTGLMNAIGAFVPHLVASADEKGVADLVNTSSIGAQAIFPSFAVYVASKAYVTHLSKNLRADLGPKGVRVAAIEPGLVETELQGHVTDAGALQWLDGVRESLTWLKPEDIAETVAFLTSLPARVNLQQVTVMPTAQV; this is translated from the coding sequence ATGTCGAACTCGCACGCGAACAGGGTCGCCGTCGTCACCGGAGCGTCCAGCGGCATCGGCGAGGCGGCCGCTCGGCGGCTCGCCGCCTCCGGTGCTTCGGTCGCGCTGATCGCCCGCCGGGCGGACCGGTTGGAAACGCTGGCCAAGGAGATCGAGCGCGACGGCGGTACCGCGCTCGTGCTCGCCGCCGACGTCGCCGACGCCGCGGCGATGCGGGCCGCGGCGGCCGAGGTCGAAGCGAAACTGGGCCGCGCGGACCTCTTGTTCAACAACGCCGGCGTGATGCTGGCCGCGCCGATCGACGAACTCGCCACCGACGACTGGCAGCGCATGATCGACGTCAACATGACGGGCCTGATGAACGCGATCGGGGCGTTCGTCCCGCATCTCGTCGCTTCGGCGGACGAGAAGGGCGTCGCGGACCTGGTGAACACCTCGTCCATCGGCGCGCAGGCCATCTTCCCGTCCTTCGCCGTGTACGTCGCCTCGAAGGCTTACGTGACGCACCTGTCGAAGAACCTTCGCGCCGACCTCGGGCCGAAGGGCGTGCGGGTCGCGGCGATCGAGCCGGGCCTGGTCGAGACCGAACTGCAGGGTCATGTCACCGACGCCGGCGCTCTGCAGTGGCTGGACGGCGTGCGGGAGTCGCTGACCTGGCTGAAGCCCGAGGACATCGCCGAGACCGTGGCGTTCCTGACCTCGCTACCGGCTCGGGTGAACCTTCAGCAGGTCACCGTCATGCCCACGGCGCAGGTCTGA
- a CDS encoding S1 family peptidase, whose product MRIRSLALALAMMTATAAPASAVIGGTESTRPYDFMVSLQYDSPRPDGHRCGAVLIAPQWAVTAGHCANTPTGSTAGVPRGWKVRVGSLDTTTGGEVTVVDKFYRRHNSYNPAGEDIAVLHLRNPVRAKPIRLAGATPGVGTPVRILGWGAAATGCDDFKDPKCFPSKLREADTEVVPLDRCWDDDGHTLPLCVGRAEPPVGPGTTDSGGPALIRSGDGWALAGTVIGPGIRGADFPDMYTDVSKNAAWINGIVTGTDVPPDTPVPNVEGTAAVGDCKGAVVRAATARPEDPALALTNGHCVPSGRPAPGKALVDRPADLPRPVTIADREGYPKTSARATRLVYATMTGTDIALYRLDKTYAQLAREGAKVFRLTTTPMRAGDRLLMAYSSSRPSCTVEAVVPHLREAGYQQDDAVRYAPGDTCVSGPGYSGSVLLSRDGNTVMGINNTHNRDGERCTEGNPCEVGRNGTVKVLKGRSYGQQVHRIAACLIQGSRLDLRRCGHEK is encoded by the coding sequence ATGCGAATCCGATCCCTCGCGCTCGCGCTGGCCATGATGACGGCCACGGCGGCCCCCGCGTCGGCCGTCATCGGCGGCACCGAGTCCACCCGGCCCTACGACTTCATGGTCTCGCTCCAGTACGACTCGCCCCGCCCGGACGGACACCGGTGCGGGGCGGTGCTCATCGCGCCCCAATGGGCGGTCACGGCCGGGCATTGCGCCAACACTCCGACGGGTTCGACGGCCGGGGTCCCGCGCGGCTGGAAGGTCCGCGTCGGTTCGCTGGACACCACCACCGGCGGCGAAGTCACCGTGGTCGACAAGTTCTACCGGCGCCACAACTCGTACAACCCGGCCGGCGAGGACATCGCGGTCCTGCATCTGCGAAACCCGGTGCGCGCCAAGCCCATTCGCCTCGCCGGGGCCACTCCCGGCGTCGGCACCCCGGTCCGCATCCTCGGCTGGGGCGCGGCCGCGACCGGTTGCGACGACTTCAAGGACCCGAAGTGTTTTCCGAGCAAGCTGCGTGAAGCGGACACCGAGGTCGTGCCGCTCGACCGGTGCTGGGACGACGACGGGCACACCCTGCCGTTGTGCGTCGGCCGCGCCGAGCCGCCCGTCGGCCCGGGCACGACGGACTCCGGCGGACCCGCCTTGATCCGTTCGGGCGACGGCTGGGCGCTGGCCGGAACGGTCATCGGCCCCGGCATCAGGGGCGCCGACTTCCCCGACATGTACACCGACGTCTCGAAGAACGCCGCGTGGATCAACGGCATCGTGACCGGGACCGACGTTCCCCCGGACACCCCGGTCCCGAACGTGGAGGGCACGGCCGCGGTGGGCGACTGCAAGGGCGCGGTGGTACGGGCCGCCACCGCGCGTCCCGAAGACCCGGCGCTGGCGCTGACCAACGGCCACTGCGTGCCGAGCGGGCGGCCCGCACCGGGGAAGGCCTTGGTCGACCGGCCCGCCGACCTGCCGCGTCCGGTCACCATCGCCGACCGGGAGGGCTATCCGAAAACCAGCGCCCGCGCCACCCGGCTGGTCTACGCGACGATGACCGGCACCGACATCGCGCTCTACCGGCTGGACAAGACCTACGCGCAGCTGGCCAGGGAGGGCGCGAAGGTCTTCCGGCTGACCACCACCCCGATGCGCGCCGGAGACCGGCTCCTCATGGCCTACTCCAGCAGCAGGCCGAGTTGCACCGTGGAGGCCGTGGTGCCGCACCTGCGAGAGGCCGGATACCAGCAGGACGACGCGGTTCGCTACGCCCCGGGCGACACCTGCGTGAGCGGCCCCGGCTACTCCGGTTCCGTGCTGCTGTCCCGCGACGGGAACACGGTCATGGGCATCAACAACACCCACAACCGTGACGGTGAGCGCTGCACCGAAGGCAACCCGTGCGAGGTCGGCCGGAACGGGACCGTGAAGGTGCTGAAGGGCCGCAGCTACGGCCAGCAGGTCCACCGGATCGCGGCCTGTCTCATCCAGGGATCCCGGCTCGACCTGCGACGATGTGGCCACGAAAAATAA
- a CDS encoding DoxX family protein translates to MVMDPGLAPVLMLIAVTATLFLLGVFGVQRFKPWPVAVRGGVAALFVTTGLAHFIGMREELIAMVPPALPAPGLLVTVTGVLELVGAAGVLWSRTAPWASAGLTLLLLGMFPANVYKALHGPVTSTMDELVPRSLMQVVFLAATVSLVVYYARTPDRPFAQRRP, encoded by the coding sequence ATGGTCATGGATCCCGGTCTCGCGCCCGTTCTGATGCTGATCGCCGTCACGGCGACGTTGTTCCTGCTGGGCGTCTTCGGCGTCCAGCGGTTCAAGCCCTGGCCCGTCGCGGTGCGTGGTGGTGTCGCGGCACTGTTCGTCACCACCGGTCTCGCGCATTTCATCGGCATGCGCGAGGAACTCATCGCGATGGTGCCGCCCGCGCTGCCCGCCCCGGGACTGCTGGTCACCGTCACCGGCGTCCTGGAACTCGTGGGTGCGGCGGGCGTGTTGTGGTCGCGCACGGCGCCGTGGGCGTCCGCCGGGCTGACGCTGTTGTTGCTGGGGATGTTCCCGGCGAACGTGTACAAGGCACTGCACGGGCCGGTGACTTCGACGATGGACGAACTCGTGCCGCGGAGCCTGATGCAGGTGGTGTTCCTCGCCGCGACGGTGTCGCTGGTGGTGTATTACGCGCGTACTCCGGACAGACCCTTTGCCCAAAGGAGACCTTAA
- a CDS encoding TetR/AcrR family transcriptional regulator produces the protein MSPYHHGDLRRAVLDAAVAAITEHGPAGVSLRDLARRAGVSHAGPMHHFGDKAGVLTALAAEGFDLLADALAAEGDRGFVEVGVAYVRFAIEHRAHFEVMFRPELHRADDAALAAARDRAGALLTSGASSVSDDAMAGVAAWSLMHGFANLWLTGALRAELLEDPDTAARAIARILFP, from the coding sequence ATGAGTCCGTACCACCACGGCGACCTCCGCCGGGCCGTGCTCGACGCCGCCGTCGCGGCCATCACCGAACACGGCCCGGCCGGGGTCAGCCTCCGCGACCTCGCCCGGCGCGCGGGGGTCTCGCACGCCGGGCCGATGCACCACTTCGGCGACAAGGCCGGGGTGCTGACCGCGCTGGCGGCCGAGGGCTTCGACCTGCTCGCGGACGCGCTCGCGGCCGAGGGCGATCGCGGTTTCGTCGAGGTCGGGGTGGCTTACGTGCGCTTCGCGATCGAGCATCGCGCGCATTTCGAGGTGATGTTCCGCCCCGAACTCCACCGCGCGGACGACGCCGCGCTGGCCGCCGCTCGTGACCGCGCGGGAGCCTTGCTGACCAGCGGCGCGTCGTCGGTGAGCGACGACGCGATGGCGGGCGTCGCCGCGTGGTCGTTGATGCACGGCTTCGCGAACCTGTGGCTCACCGGCGCACTTCGTGCCGAGCTCCTCGAGGATCCGGACACCGCCGCCCGCGCGATCGCCCGGATCCTGTTCCCGTGA